One genomic window of Macaca mulatta isolate MMU2019108-1 chromosome 8, T2T-MMU8v2.0, whole genome shotgun sequence includes the following:
- the PURG gene encoding purine-rich element-binding protein gamma isoform X1: MERARRRGGGGGRGRGGKNVGGSGLSKSRLYPQAQHSHYPHYAASATPNQAGGAAEIQELASKRVDIQKKRFYLDVKQSSRGRFLKIAEVWIGRGRQDNIRKSKLTLSLSVAAELKDCLGDFIEHYAHLGLKGHRQEHGHSKEQGSRRRQKHSAPSPPVSVGSEEHPHSVLKTDYIERDNRKYYLDLKENQRGRFLRIRQTMMRGTGMIGYFGHSLGQEQTIVLPAQGMIEFRDALVQLIEDYGEGDIEERRGGDDDPLELPEGTSFRVDNKRFYFDVGSNKYGIFLKVSEVRPPYRNTITVPFKAWTRFGENFIKYEEEMRKICNSHKEKRMDGRKASGEEQECLD; this comes from the coding sequence ATGGAAAGAGCCAGGCGAAGgggaggcggcggcggccgcggccgcggaGGCAAGAATGTAGGGGGCTCTGGCCTAAGCAAGAGTAGACTCTATCCCCAGGCCCAGCACTCCCACTACCCCCACTACGCGGCCTCAGCCACCCCTAATCAGGCCGGGGGCGCAGCCGAAATCCAGGAGCTGGCCTCCAAACGAGTGGACATCCAGAAAAAGAGGTTTTACCTAGACGTGAAGCAAAGCTCCCGGGGCCGCTTCCTAAAGATAGCCGAAGTCTGGATAGGGAGAGGCCGGCAGGACAACATCAGAAAGAGTAAACTGACCCTCTCCCTGTCTGTGGCAGCGGAGCTGAAGGACTGTCTAGGGGACTTCATCGAGCACTATGCCCACCTGGGCCTGAAAGGCCACCGGCAAGAGCATGGCCACAGCAAAGAGCAAGGCTCCAGGAGGAGACAGAAGCACTCGGCACCCTCCCCACCAGTCTCGGTGGGGTCTGAAGAGCATCCTCACAGTGTCCTGAAAACAGACTATATCGAGAGGGACAATAGGAAATATTACCTAGACCTAAAGGAAAATCAGCGGGGTCGCTTCCTACGGATTAGACAAACGATGATGCGGGGGACTGGCATGATAGGTTATTTTGGCCACAGTTTGGGCCAAGAACAGACTATTGTCCTCCCAGCACAAGGAATGATTGAGTTTCGTGATGCCCTGGTTCAGCtgattgaagactatggcgaaggAGACATAGAAGAACGAAGAGGTGGAGACGATGACCCACTAGAACTCCCAGAGGGGACTTCTTTCAGAGTGGACAATAAAAGGTTCTACTTTGATGTGGGCTCTAATAAATATGGAATTTTCCTGAAGGTAAGTGAGGTGAGACCACCTTACCGTAATACTATTACTGTTCCATTCAAAGCTTGGACAAGGTTTGGGGAGAATTTTATCAAGTATGAAGAAGAGATGAGGAAAATTTGCAACAgccataaagaaaagagaatggatGGCAGAAAGGCCAGTGGTGAAGAACAAGAATGCCTCGACTAG